From Virgibacillus natechei, the proteins below share one genomic window:
- a CDS encoding superoxide dismutase, giving the protein MAKFELPELPYAYDALEPTIDKETMNIHHTKHHNTYVTKLNGALEGHSDIQEKSLEDLLSNLDAVPESARTAVRNNGGGHANHSLFWKILSPNGGGEPSGELADKINAKFGSFDKFKEEFGNAATGRFGSGWAWLVVNNGELEVTSTPNQDTPVMEGKTPVLGLDVWEHAYYLKYQNKRPDYIAAFWNVVNWDEVTKNYNEAK; this is encoded by the coding sequence ATGGCAAAATTTGAATTACCAGAACTACCTTACGCATATGATGCGTTAGAACCAACAATTGACAAAGAAACGATGAACATTCACCATACGAAGCACCATAATACGTATGTTACGAAGCTGAATGGTGCTCTTGAAGGGCATTCAGACATCCAAGAAAAATCACTTGAGGATCTCTTGAGTAATTTGGATGCTGTACCAGAAAGTGCTCGTACGGCAGTTAGAAACAATGGTGGTGGACATGCTAATCATAGTTTATTCTGGAAAATTCTTTCCCCTAATGGTGGCGGAGAACCATCTGGAGAATTAGCAGACAAAATTAATGCAAAATTTGGCAGCTTTGATAAATTTAAAGAAGAATTTGGAAATGCTGCAACTGGTCGATTTGGTTCAGGCTGGGCATGGCTTGTTGTTAACAATGGAGAGCTAGAAGTTACAAGCACACCTAATCAAGATACACCAGTGATGGAAGGTAAAACGCCAGTGCTAGGCTTAGATGTTTGGGAGCATGCATATTACCTTAAGTATCAAAACAAACGCCCTGATTATATTGCTGCATTCTGGAATGTAGTGAATTG
- a CDS encoding Na/Pi cotransporter family protein, with amino-acid sequence MEIDIQTLIFQFIGGLGVFLLGIKYMGDGLQKIAGDSLRDILDKFTRNPFMGVLAGIVVTILLQTSTGTTVLTIGLVNAGFMKFRQAIGVIMGANVGTTVTAFIIGIDISAYSLPIIAVGCFMLYFFKNIKVNNIGQTVFGFGAIFFGMDLMSSGMSPLRSLEAFQELTVSMSQSPILGVVIGTVFTMIVQSSTATIGVLQGLYGQGAMGLDAALPVLFGDNIGTTITAVIASLGASVAAKRAAYTHVIFNLVGALVGLILLGIFTQYVAYLQGQFNLNPEMTIAFSHGSFNIANAIIQFPFIGALAWIVTKMVPGEDAIVEYKPKHLDPIFIQQSSTLALDQAKSEVIRMGEYAYKGLEETNLYLTTQQQKHSETATQIEGALNNLDRKITEYLIAISAESLSELDSSNHTALMDMVRDFERIGDHFENILELIDYKITNKVYLTEQAQEDLNNMFDLTILTVKQAVETLNSSDREDALAVIQKEDQIDKMERNYRKKHIIRMNEGLCSGSAGIVFVDIISNLERIGDHAVNIAEEVLEE; translated from the coding sequence ATGGAGATCGATATTCAAACACTGATATTTCAATTTATTGGCGGATTAGGTGTTTTTCTTTTAGGTATTAAATATATGGGGGACGGCCTACAGAAAATAGCTGGAGATAGCCTTAGAGACATTCTAGACAAGTTTACACGAAATCCTTTTATGGGTGTTTTAGCTGGTATTGTTGTTACCATACTTTTGCAAACGAGTACTGGAACAACAGTGTTAACAATTGGTTTAGTTAACGCAGGATTTATGAAATTTAGACAAGCCATTGGCGTCATAATGGGGGCTAATGTAGGTACCACTGTTACAGCATTTATTATTGGTATAGATATAAGTGCCTATTCCCTTCCTATTATTGCTGTTGGTTGTTTTATGTTGTATTTCTTTAAAAATATAAAAGTCAATAATATTGGACAAACTGTGTTTGGATTTGGTGCAATATTCTTTGGAATGGATTTGATGAGTAGTGGGATGTCACCATTGCGCAGCCTAGAAGCATTTCAAGAGTTAACGGTAAGCATGAGTCAATCACCAATTTTAGGTGTGGTGATCGGGACGGTATTTACAATGATTGTACAAAGTTCAACTGCAACGATAGGGGTACTTCAAGGACTGTACGGACAAGGGGCTATGGGCCTAGATGCTGCACTTCCTGTATTGTTTGGTGATAATATTGGGACAACAATTACTGCTGTAATAGCGTCTTTAGGAGCATCTGTAGCAGCTAAAAGAGCAGCATATACACATGTTATTTTTAATTTGGTAGGAGCTTTAGTCGGACTTATATTATTAGGAATATTCACACAGTATGTGGCCTATTTACAGGGTCAATTCAATTTAAATCCTGAAATGACGATAGCATTTTCTCATGGCAGTTTTAATATAGCCAATGCTATAATACAATTTCCATTTATTGGGGCATTAGCGTGGATTGTAACAAAAATGGTTCCTGGTGAAGATGCAATTGTAGAATATAAACCAAAGCATTTAGACCCTATTTTCATACAGCAGTCTTCCACACTGGCACTCGATCAGGCTAAATCAGAAGTAATACGAATGGGCGAGTATGCGTATAAAGGGCTGGAAGAAACAAACCTTTACTTAACAACACAACAGCAAAAGCATTCTGAAACAGCAACCCAAATCGAAGGGGCTCTAAACAATTTGGATCGCAAAATAACCGAGTATCTAATTGCTATTTCTGCAGAATCGCTGTCAGAATTGGATAGTTCCAACCATACAGCACTAATGGATATGGTCCGGGATTTTGAGCGTATTGGAGATCATTTTGAAAACATTCTTGAGTTAATTGATTATAAGATAACAAATAAAGTATATTTAACCGAACAAGCACAAGAAGACCTTAATAATATGTTTGATTTAACCATTTTGACTGTAAAACAAGCAGTGGAAACACTTAATAGTTCGGATAGAGAGGATGCACTTGCAGTTATACAGAAGGAAGATCAAATAGATAAGATGGAACGAAATTACCGTAAGAAACACATCATACGTATGAATGAGGGACTGTGCAGTGGATCAGCAGGTATTGTATTCGTTGATATTATAAGTAATTTAGAGCGTATTGGTGATCACGCTGTAAATATTGCTGAAGAAGTATTGGAAGAATAG
- a CDS encoding NfeD family protein: MDIFSLTWIGFVITGLGTLFLIGEVLVNARGLFALLGIGFITVYFGAYVETGSFIIMLIIYFVGILLIIIDGKLLNDGTLATLGLAAMVSAVALAAPDLTSGLYAVIGVILGGGASFFFMKVFKRREMWTKLTLKDQLTKEAGYNSMNSSYEEMVNEEAITMNDLRPIGTIKVENEYYSAISNGQWIPKDSHVRIVQVDGTKILVEKLKNE, from the coding sequence TTGGATATATTTTCTTTAACTTGGATTGGATTTGTTATTACAGGATTAGGTACATTATTCTTGATTGGTGAAGTTTTAGTTAATGCGCGCGGATTATTTGCATTATTGGGAATTGGTTTTATTACTGTATACTTTGGAGCATACGTAGAAACAGGCTCCTTTATCATCATGCTTATTATTTACTTTGTAGGAATATTACTTATTATTATTGATGGAAAATTGCTGAATGATGGAACATTAGCTACGCTTGGCTTGGCAGCAATGGTTTCTGCAGTAGCCTTAGCTGCACCGGATTTAACGTCAGGGTTGTATGCTGTGATAGGTGTTATTCTAGGCGGAGGTGCCTCTTTCTTTTTCATGAAAGTCTTCAAGCGAAGAGAAATGTGGACAAAGCTAACCTTAAAAGATCAGCTAACAAAAGAAGCTGGCTATAATTCAATGAATAGTAGTTATGAAGAGATGGTTAATGAAGAGGCTATTACCATGAATGATCTAAGACCAATTGGAACGATTAAAGTTGAGAATGAATATTATAGTGCTATTTCGAATGGGCAATGGATTCCCAAGGATAGTCACGTTCGGATTGTCCAAGTAGATGGAACAAAGATACTTGTTGAAAAGTTAAAAAACGAATAA
- a CDS encoding MATE family efflux transporter: MDEFNNRRNHQEPPNHGEMKNENFEGINLDRSRDEEFIGMESDISRDEEYAAEMTADDRHEMERKNERSDDVNSVYGWIGAALSIISFFMMPIILGGSGIILGFISRARGADTLGNIAIVAGAISILVTLFVIPFF; encoded by the coding sequence ATGGATGAATTTAATAACCGAAGAAACCATCAGGAACCACCAAACCATGGTGAAATGAAGAATGAAAACTTTGAGGGAATAAATCTAGATCGTTCCAGGGATGAGGAATTTATTGGAATGGAATCGGACATTTCCAGAGACGAAGAATATGCTGCTGAAATGACAGCAGATGATCGCCATGAAATGGAGAGAAAGAATGAAAGAAGTGATGACGTGAATAGCGTCTATGGGTGGATAGGAGCGGCTTTATCCATCATATCTTTTTTTATGATGCCAATTATCTTAGGTGGATCAGGCATCATTCTAGGATTTATTTCCAGAGCTCGTGGAGCTGATACTTTAGGAAATATTGCAATTGTTGCAGGGGCAATTTCAATCTTAGTTACACTTTTTGTTATTCCATTTTTTTAA
- a CDS encoding DUF2624 domain-containing protein, with the protein MSNFIKELVSKKLKQLSPEELLNYAKQHGFSLNRAEANSIINYLRTNSIDPFNLHDHKKMFEELTQITNRETANKAQKLFNDLIQSYGLGHLFHE; encoded by the coding sequence ATGTCCAATTTCATTAAAGAATTAGTAAGCAAAAAGTTAAAGCAACTGTCCCCTGAAGAATTACTTAATTATGCAAAGCAACATGGATTTTCATTAAACCGTGCTGAAGCCAACAGCATAATCAACTATTTAAGAACAAATTCAATTGATCCATTCAATCTACATGATCACAAAAAAATGTTTGAAGAACTTACTCAAATAACGAATAGAGAAACGGCTAATAAAGCACAGAAATTATTTAATGACTTAATACAGTCCTATGGATTAGGCCATTTATTTCATGAATAG
- a CDS encoding deoxyribonuclease IV: MLKIGSHVSMNGKKMLLGSSEQAASYGANTFMIYTGAPQNTRRKPIEELNITAGKEHMDEHKISDIVVHAPYIINIGNSVKPETFNLGVNFLRSEIDRTAAIGAKQIVLHPGAHVGEGVDAGINKIIEGLNEVLEKDKDVQIALETMAGKGSEIGRTFDELARIIDGVTQNDKLSICLDTCHIHDAGYDIVQDFDGVLNQFDKIIGMDRLKVIHVNDSKNERGAHKDRHENIGFGHIGFNALHDVVHHPQLQHLPKILETPFVGEDKKNKKAPYYLEIDMIKEGTFDKDLKEKIANS; the protein is encoded by the coding sequence TTGTTAAAAATAGGATCACATGTATCAATGAATGGAAAGAAAATGCTTCTTGGATCTAGTGAGCAAGCAGCTTCTTATGGAGCGAATACGTTTATGATTTATACTGGTGCTCCACAAAATACAAGAAGAAAGCCGATTGAAGAATTAAATATTACTGCTGGGAAGGAACACATGGATGAGCACAAGATCTCTGACATCGTAGTACATGCTCCTTATATTATTAATATCGGTAATAGCGTTAAACCAGAAACATTTAATTTGGGTGTTAATTTCCTACGTAGTGAAATTGACCGAACTGCAGCTATTGGTGCAAAACAAATTGTGCTTCATCCTGGGGCACATGTTGGCGAAGGTGTAGACGCTGGTATAAACAAAATCATCGAGGGTTTAAATGAAGTTCTGGAAAAAGACAAGGATGTTCAAATAGCACTTGAAACAATGGCTGGTAAAGGATCAGAGATAGGTAGGACATTTGATGAACTGGCAAGAATTATTGATGGAGTAACGCAAAACGATAAATTATCCATCTGTTTGGATACGTGCCACATACACGATGCCGGCTATGATATCGTCCAAGATTTTGATGGAGTATTAAATCAATTTGATAAAATTATTGGTATGGACAGGTTGAAAGTAATTCATGTGAATGATAGCAAAAATGAACGAGGGGCTCATAAAGACCGGCATGAAAACATTGGTTTTGGTCATATAGGGTTTAATGCATTGCATGATGTCGTTCATCATCCTCAATTACAGCATTTACCTAAAATTTTGGAAACGCCATTTGTTGGGGAAGATAAAAAGAATAAAAAAGCACCATATTATTTAGAAATAGATATGATTAAGGAAGGAACTTTTGATAAGGACCTGAAAGAAAAAATCGCTAATTCATAA